From Streptomyces sp. TLI_235, a single genomic window includes:
- a CDS encoding EmrB/QacA subfamily drug resistance transporter, translated as MAPERSDRRRWIALAVVMTASLMDLVDVTIVNIAMPSIREETGASFSALQWISAGYALAFAVGLITGGRLGDIHGRKRLFLLGIAGFTAASALCGFATGPDMLVAARVLQGAAGALMVPQVLAIIHAGFPAEERGKVFGLFGAMVGLGAVTGPLLGALLTEWDVAGLGWRPIFLVNLPVGVAGLLLGRIFIDESKAPQALRLDLAGVALASAGLLMVLYPLTQGRELGWPLWGYAVMAGGIAVLALFVRHERAKSRRDGSPLVELSLFRVRSFAAGIGVQLGHGTACGVFFLAWTLYMQLGLGWSPLKAGLTGLPFSLAVSTAAGLSVQKLVPRYGRAVLRAGALIMAAGTGLYLGLAEWLGTGITPWQMAAPLVVMGAGMGLIVAPLTDAVLSEVPREHAGSASGLINTVNQLGVALGLGLTSVAFFGVVDGAAPAELADGRAFTAAFAASLWWVAGGLLLVFLLMGALPKRRPQPDGQENTGQEESVRQEGEPALAG; from the coding sequence ATGGCCCCCGAACGTTCCGACCGCAGGCGCTGGATCGCACTGGCCGTGGTGATGACGGCCAGTCTGATGGACCTGGTGGACGTCACCATCGTCAACATCGCCATGCCGAGCATCCGGGAGGAGACCGGCGCCTCGTTCAGCGCGCTGCAGTGGATCAGCGCGGGCTACGCGCTGGCCTTCGCGGTCGGTCTGATCACCGGCGGCCGGCTCGGCGACATCCACGGCCGCAAGCGGCTCTTCCTGCTGGGCATCGCCGGCTTCACCGCCGCCTCGGCCCTCTGCGGCTTCGCGACCGGGCCGGACATGCTGGTCGCCGCGCGGGTGCTGCAGGGCGCGGCGGGTGCGCTGATGGTGCCCCAGGTGCTGGCGATCATCCACGCGGGATTCCCCGCGGAGGAGCGCGGCAAGGTCTTCGGCCTGTTCGGCGCCATGGTGGGCCTCGGTGCGGTGACCGGCCCGCTGCTGGGCGCGCTGCTCACCGAGTGGGACGTCGCGGGCCTCGGCTGGCGGCCGATCTTCCTGGTCAACCTGCCCGTCGGCGTGGCCGGACTGCTGCTCGGCCGGATCTTCATCGACGAGTCGAAGGCCCCGCAGGCGCTCCGGCTGGACCTGGCCGGCGTGGCGCTGGCCAGCGCGGGTCTGCTGATGGTGCTGTACCCGCTGACCCAGGGCCGTGAGCTCGGCTGGCCGCTGTGGGGGTACGCCGTGATGGCGGGCGGGATCGCCGTGCTGGCGCTGTTCGTCCGTCACGAGCGGGCCAAGTCCCGCCGGGACGGCTCGCCGCTGGTCGAGCTCTCGCTGTTCCGGGTGCGCAGTTTCGCCGCCGGGATCGGCGTCCAGCTCGGCCACGGCACCGCCTGCGGCGTGTTCTTCCTGGCCTGGACGCTCTACATGCAGCTCGGCCTCGGCTGGAGCCCGCTGAAGGCCGGGCTCACCGGGCTGCCGTTCTCGCTGGCGGTCTCCACCGCCGCCGGGCTCTCCGTGCAGAAGCTGGTGCCGCGGTACGGCCGCGCGGTGCTGCGGGCGGGCGCGCTGATCATGGCGGCGGGCACCGGGCTCTACCTCGGCCTCGCCGAGTGGCTCGGCACCGGCATCACCCCCTGGCAGATGGCGGCGCCGCTGGTGGTCATGGGCGCCGGCATGGGCCTGATCGTGGCTCCGCTGACGGACGCGGTGCTCTCCGAGGTGCCGCGCGAGCACGCCGGCTCGGCCTCCGGGCTGATCAACACGGTGAACCAGCTGGGCGTGGCGCTCGGCCTCGGCCTGACCTCGGTGGCGTTCTTCGGCGTGGTCGACGGGGCGGCGCCGGCCGAACTCGCCGACGGCCGGGCGTTCACGGCCGCGTTCGCCGCGTCGCTCTGGTGGGTGGCGGGCGGCCTGCTGCTGGTGTTCCTGCTGATGGGGGCGCTGCCGAAGCGCCGCCCGCAGCCCGACGGGCAGGAGAACACCGGGCAGGAGGAGTCCGTGCGGCAGGAGGGCGAGCCGGCCCTGGCAGGCTGA
- a CDS encoding putative DNA-binding transcriptional regulator YafY → MCARLGGMTDTPARLLALLSLLQTPREWPGGELADRLDVSPRTVRRDIERLRDLGYPVQATRGPVGGYRLVAGTAMPPLLLDDEEAVAIAVGLRTAAGHAVDGIEEASVRALAKLVQVLPSRLRHRVSALDTATVPMLPGDGPRIDPEDLALLASAVAAREQVRFDYRARDGARTRRRVEPHRLVSAGRRWYLVAHDTDRDDWRLFRVDRIADPQRTGLRCAPRELPAEDAAAFVAARLAGPSRSYRAVATLHLPADEAARRLGPSAGTLEPLDEQRCRLHSRADPLEWLAVRLITLGCEFEVHEPPELADHLRTLAGRAARAAG, encoded by the coding sequence ATGTGCGCCAGACTCGGGGGCATGACCGACACCCCGGCCCGGCTGCTGGCCCTGCTCTCCCTGCTGCAGACCCCGCGCGAATGGCCCGGCGGCGAACTCGCCGACCGCCTGGACGTCAGCCCGCGCACCGTCCGCCGGGACATCGAGCGGCTGCGCGACCTCGGCTACCCCGTGCAGGCCACCCGCGGGCCGGTCGGCGGGTACCGGCTGGTCGCCGGCACCGCGATGCCCCCGCTGCTGCTCGACGACGAGGAGGCGGTGGCCATCGCGGTGGGCCTGCGGACGGCCGCCGGGCACGCCGTCGACGGGATCGAGGAGGCGTCCGTCCGGGCGCTGGCCAAGCTCGTCCAGGTGCTGCCGTCGCGGCTGCGGCACCGGGTCTCCGCGCTGGACACCGCGACCGTCCCGATGCTGCCCGGGGACGGGCCCCGGATCGACCCCGAGGACCTGGCCCTCCTCGCCTCCGCCGTCGCCGCCCGGGAACAGGTCCGCTTCGACTACCGGGCCCGCGACGGCGCCCGGACCCGCCGCCGGGTCGAACCGCACCGCCTGGTCTCGGCCGGCCGCCGCTGGTACCTCGTCGCCCACGACACCGACCGGGACGACTGGCGGCTGTTCCGCGTCGACCGGATCGCCGACCCGCAGCGGACCGGGCTGCGCTGCGCCCCGCGCGAGCTGCCGGCCGAGGACGCCGCCGCCTTCGTCGCCGCCCGGCTCGCCGGACCGTCCCGCTCGTACCGCGCGGTGGCCACCCTGCACCTGCCGGCCGACGAGGCCGCCCGCCGGCTCGGCCCGTCCGCGGGCACCCTGGAGCCGCTCGACGAGCAGCGCTGCCGCCTGCACAGCCGAGCCGACCCGCTGGAGTGGCTGGCCGTCCGACTGATCACCCTGGGCTGCGAGTTCGAGGTCCACGAACCCCCCGAGCTCGCCGACCACCTGCGCACCCTGGCCGGCCGCGCCGCCCGCGCGGCCGGCTGA
- a CDS encoding pyruvate dehydrogenase (quinone) yields the protein MGSVAEQMVEVLRQAGVERVYGVVGDSLNPVVDAIRRAEGISWVHVRNEEAGAFAAAAEAGLTGRLAVCAGSCGPGNTHLIQGLYDAQRSGVPVLALASHIPSGQIGTGFFQETHPERVFTDCSTFCEMVSTPGQMPRLLRVAVQHALGARGVAVLAFPGDVAALPAAGPTGSSHFLTEQAVAAPPWGQVQALALALESAATVTLFCGAGTRDAHEEVMKLADTLQAPVGHSLRGKEFIQYDNPYDVGMSGLLGYGACHEALHEAELVLLLGTDFPYDSFLPTRRVIQVDHDATRLGRRVPLELAVHGDVSATLRAVLPLLARRGDRGFLDTMLERHAKALETVVGAYTRDIEKHTPIHPEYVASVLDDVAADDAVFTVDTGMCNVWAARYLTPNGRRRVIGSFLHGSMANALPHAIGAQLAFPGRQVISMSGDGGLGMLLGELLTVAKHRLPVKTVVFNNGALGMIKLEMLVSGYPEWEIDNGDVDYAAIARAAGIPAKRVTDPAKLREVLAESLERPGPALVDVVTDPNALSIPPKITAAQLRGFALAAGRTVLSGGVGRMIDLARSNLRNIPRP from the coding sequence GTGGGCAGTGTGGCCGAACAGATGGTCGAGGTGCTCCGGCAGGCCGGCGTCGAGCGGGTCTACGGCGTGGTCGGCGACAGCCTCAACCCTGTGGTCGACGCGATCCGCCGCGCCGAGGGGATCTCCTGGGTGCACGTCCGCAACGAGGAGGCCGGTGCCTTCGCGGCCGCCGCCGAGGCCGGACTCACCGGCCGGCTCGCGGTCTGCGCCGGCTCCTGCGGCCCTGGCAACACCCACCTCATCCAGGGCCTCTACGACGCCCAGCGCAGCGGTGTGCCGGTGCTGGCCCTCGCCTCGCACATCCCGTCCGGGCAGATCGGCACCGGCTTCTTCCAGGAGACCCACCCCGAGCGGGTGTTCACCGACTGCAGCACCTTCTGCGAGATGGTCTCCACCCCCGGCCAGATGCCGCGGCTGCTGCGGGTCGCCGTCCAGCACGCGCTCGGTGCGCGCGGCGTCGCCGTGCTCGCCTTCCCCGGCGACGTCGCCGCCCTGCCCGCCGCAGGCCCCACCGGCAGCTCGCACTTCCTGACCGAACAGGCCGTCGCCGCACCGCCCTGGGGCCAGGTCCAGGCACTCGCCCTCGCCCTGGAGTCGGCCGCCACCGTCACGCTCTTCTGCGGCGCCGGCACCCGCGACGCGCACGAGGAGGTGATGAAGCTCGCCGACACCCTGCAGGCCCCGGTCGGACACTCGCTGCGCGGCAAGGAGTTCATCCAGTACGACAACCCGTACGACGTCGGCATGAGCGGGCTGCTCGGCTACGGCGCCTGCCACGAGGCGCTGCACGAGGCCGAGTTGGTGCTGCTGCTGGGCACCGACTTCCCGTACGACTCCTTCCTGCCGACCCGCCGGGTGATCCAGGTCGACCACGACGCCACCCGGCTCGGGCGGCGCGTCCCGCTCGAACTCGCCGTGCACGGCGACGTCTCCGCCACCCTGCGGGCCGTCCTGCCGCTGCTCGCCCGGCGCGGCGACCGCGGCTTCCTCGACACCATGCTGGAGCGGCACGCCAAGGCCCTGGAGACCGTCGTCGGCGCCTACACCCGGGACATCGAGAAGCACACCCCGATCCACCCCGAGTACGTGGCCTCGGTGCTCGACGACGTCGCCGCCGACGACGCCGTCTTCACCGTCGACACCGGCATGTGCAACGTCTGGGCGGCCCGCTACCTCACCCCCAACGGCCGCCGCCGGGTGATCGGCTCCTTCCTGCACGGCTCCATGGCGAACGCCCTGCCGCACGCCATCGGCGCCCAACTGGCCTTCCCCGGGCGGCAGGTGATCTCGATGTCGGGCGACGGCGGGCTCGGCATGCTGCTCGGTGAACTGCTCACCGTCGCCAAGCACCGGCTGCCGGTCAAGACCGTCGTCTTCAACAACGGCGCGCTCGGCATGATCAAGCTGGAGATGCTGGTCAGCGGCTACCCCGAGTGGGAGATCGACAACGGGGACGTCGACTACGCGGCGATCGCCCGGGCCGCCGGCATCCCCGCCAAGCGGGTCACCGATCCGGCCAAGCTCCGCGAGGTGCTCGCCGAGAGCCTCGAACGCCCCGGCCCCGCACTCGTCGACGTGGTCACCGACCCCAACGCCCTCTCCATCCCGCCGAAGATCACCGCCGCCCAGCTCCGCGGCTTCGCCCTCGCCGCCGGCCGCACCGTGCTCTCCGGCGGCGTCGGCCGGATGATCGACCTCGCCCGGTCGAACCTGCGCAACATCCCGCGGCCGTAG
- a CDS encoding alpha,alpha-trehalose phosphorylase produces the protein MTSQDTFTVDPWGVVEHGLDLAGLARAESVFALSNGHIGLRANLDEGEPHGLPGTYLNGVFELRPLPYAESGYGYPESGQSVINVTNGKIIRLLVDDEPFDLRYGDLHQHQRSLDFRDGVLHRTAEWTSPAGRTVKVSSARLVSLTQRAVAAFDYTVEAVDGPVRIVLQSELVANEQLPDGERDPRAAAVLEAPLVAEAHEATGTKAVLVHRTRYSGLRVAAGMDHIIEGPKRFEATAEATEQQGRISVTTVLQAGEKLRLVKFVAYGWSATRSLPAVRDQVEAALTAARYTGWDGLVAEQKGFLADFWGGSDIEVEGDVELQQAVRFALFHVLQAGARSEERAIPAKGLTGPGYDGHSFWDTETFVLPVLTYCLPSAVDQALRWRHTTLPMARERAAQLGLAGAVFPWRTIRGEECSGYWPAGTAAFHIGADIAAAVVRYVHATADVEFERTWGLELLVETARMWRSLGHHDPAGRFRIEGVTGPDEYSAVADNNVFTNLMAQTNLRAAAEAATRHPLEAAALGVDTEEAAAWRDAASAMFIPYDENLGVHPQADGFTDHQQWDFENTPAENYPLLLHYPYFDLYRKQVVKQADLVLAMQVRGDAFTDEQKARNFAYYERLTVRDSSLSACTQAVIAAEVGQLDLAYDYTAEAALMDLHDLGGNTRDGLHMASLAGACIALVAGFGGLRDRGGRLFFRPRLPSGLRRLSFALRVRDSLLRVEITHATTRYTLKRGQSIQVQHDGEVLEVKSGSPVHRPTVVADAPPERCIQPPGREPARRHPQAGVHTQPIEHLPAE, from the coding sequence GTGACCAGCCAGGACACCTTCACCGTCGACCCGTGGGGCGTGGTCGAGCACGGCCTCGACCTGGCCGGCCTGGCCCGCGCCGAGTCCGTCTTCGCCCTCTCCAACGGCCACATCGGACTGCGCGCCAACCTCGACGAGGGCGAACCGCACGGCCTGCCCGGCACCTACCTCAACGGCGTCTTCGAGCTGCGCCCGCTGCCCTACGCGGAGAGCGGCTACGGCTACCCGGAGTCCGGGCAGAGCGTCATCAACGTCACCAACGGCAAGATCATCCGGCTGCTGGTCGACGACGAGCCCTTCGACCTGCGCTACGGCGACCTGCACCAGCACCAGCGGAGCCTCGACTTCCGGGACGGCGTGCTGCACCGGACCGCCGAGTGGACCTCCCCCGCCGGACGGACCGTCAAGGTCTCCTCCGCCCGCCTGGTCTCGCTCACCCAGCGCGCCGTCGCCGCCTTCGACTACACGGTCGAGGCCGTCGACGGCCCCGTCCGGATCGTGCTCCAGTCCGAACTGGTCGCCAACGAGCAGCTGCCGGACGGCGAGCGCGACCCGCGGGCCGCCGCCGTGCTGGAGGCACCGCTGGTCGCCGAGGCGCACGAGGCGACCGGCACCAAGGCCGTCCTGGTGCACCGCACCCGCTACAGCGGTCTGCGGGTCGCCGCCGGCATGGACCACATCATCGAGGGGCCCAAGCGCTTCGAGGCCACCGCCGAGGCCACCGAGCAGCAGGGCCGGATCAGCGTCACCACCGTCCTGCAGGCCGGCGAGAAGCTGCGGCTGGTCAAGTTCGTCGCGTACGGCTGGTCGGCGACCCGCTCGCTGCCCGCCGTCCGCGACCAGGTGGAGGCCGCGCTGACGGCCGCCCGCTACACCGGCTGGGACGGGCTCGTCGCCGAGCAGAAGGGCTTCCTCGCCGACTTCTGGGGCGGCAGCGACATCGAGGTCGAGGGCGACGTCGAACTGCAGCAGGCCGTCCGCTTCGCCCTGTTCCACGTGCTGCAGGCGGGCGCCCGCAGCGAGGAGCGGGCCATCCCGGCCAAGGGCCTCACCGGCCCCGGCTACGACGGCCACAGCTTCTGGGACACCGAGACCTTCGTCCTGCCGGTGCTCACCTACTGCCTGCCCTCCGCCGTCGACCAGGCGCTGCGCTGGCGGCACACCACCCTGCCGATGGCCCGCGAGCGCGCCGCCCAGCTCGGCCTGGCCGGCGCGGTCTTCCCGTGGCGGACGATCCGCGGCGAGGAGTGCTCCGGCTACTGGCCGGCCGGCACCGCCGCCTTCCACATCGGAGCGGACATCGCCGCCGCGGTGGTCCGCTACGTGCACGCCACCGCCGACGTCGAGTTCGAGCGCACCTGGGGCCTGGAACTGCTCGTCGAGACCGCCCGGATGTGGCGCTCGCTCGGCCACCACGACCCGGCCGGCCGGTTCCGCATCGAGGGCGTCACCGGCCCGGACGAGTACAGCGCCGTCGCCGACAACAACGTCTTCACCAACCTCATGGCGCAGACCAACCTGCGCGCCGCCGCCGAGGCCGCCACCCGGCACCCGCTGGAGGCCGCCGCGCTCGGCGTCGACACCGAGGAGGCGGCCGCCTGGCGGGACGCCGCCTCCGCGATGTTCATCCCCTACGACGAGAACCTCGGCGTCCACCCGCAGGCCGACGGCTTCACCGACCACCAGCAGTGGGACTTCGAGAACACCCCGGCCGAGAACTACCCGCTGCTGCTGCACTACCCCTACTTCGACCTGTACCGGAAGCAGGTCGTCAAGCAGGCCGACCTGGTGCTCGCCATGCAGGTCCGCGGCGACGCCTTCACCGACGAGCAGAAGGCCCGCAACTTCGCCTACTACGAGCGCCTCACCGTCCGGGACTCCTCGCTGTCCGCCTGCACCCAGGCGGTCATCGCGGCCGAGGTCGGCCAGCTCGACCTCGCCTACGACTACACCGCCGAAGCCGCCCTGATGGACCTGCACGACCTCGGCGGCAACACCCGCGACGGGCTGCACATGGCCTCCCTCGCCGGGGCCTGCATCGCCCTGGTGGCCGGCTTCGGCGGCCTGCGCGACCGCGGCGGCCGGCTCTTCTTCCGGCCCCGGCTGCCCTCCGGGCTGCGCCGGCTCTCGTTCGCGCTGCGGGTCCGCGACAGCCTGCTGCGGGTCGAGATCACCCACGCCACCACCAGGTACACGCTGAAGCGCGGGCAGAGCATCCAGGTGCAGCACGACGGCGAGGTGCTGGAGGTGAAGTCGGGTTCGCCGGTGCACCGGCCGACCGTCGTCGCCGATGCACCGCCGGAGCGGTGCATCCAGCCGCCCGGCCGCGAACCTGCCCGGCGGCACCCGCAGGCCGGCGTGCACACCCAGCCGATCGAGCACCTGCCCGCGGAGTGA
- a CDS encoding HAD superfamily hydrolase (TIGR01509 family)/beta-phosphoglucomutase family hydrolase, with protein MLGLPDDIHAFLFDLDGVLTQTATVHAAAWKDMFDTFLRAEAHRTGAPFVPFDPVADYDEYVDGRPRLDGTRAFLESRGVHLSEGDEQDAPGTRTLRGLSRAKNDTVLRMIREQGVEPYPGSVAYLHRLRELGLPRAVVSSSANCRDVLRAAGIDGLFDVVVDGVTAHRDHLAGKPAPDTYLAAARALGTTPEHAAVFEDALAGVASGRAGGFGTVVGVDRVGQAGELRAHGADIVVRDLADLLPDAPGEEW; from the coding sequence ATGCTGGGGCTTCCGGACGACATCCACGCCTTCCTGTTCGACCTCGACGGCGTGCTGACGCAGACCGCGACCGTGCACGCCGCCGCCTGGAAGGACATGTTCGACACCTTCCTGCGCGCCGAGGCGCACCGCACCGGCGCACCCTTCGTACCCTTCGACCCGGTCGCCGACTACGACGAGTACGTCGACGGCCGGCCCCGGCTCGACGGCACCCGGGCCTTCCTGGAGTCCCGCGGCGTCCACCTGTCCGAGGGCGACGAGCAGGACGCCCCCGGCACCCGCACCCTCCGGGGCCTCAGCCGGGCCAAGAACGACACCGTGCTGCGGATGATCCGCGAGCAGGGCGTCGAGCCCTACCCCGGCTCCGTCGCCTACCTGCACCGGCTGCGCGAACTCGGCCTGCCGCGCGCCGTGGTCTCCTCCAGCGCCAACTGCCGGGACGTGCTGCGGGCCGCCGGCATCGACGGCCTCTTCGACGTGGTGGTCGACGGCGTCACCGCCCACCGCGACCACCTGGCCGGCAAGCCCGCGCCCGACACCTACCTCGCCGCCGCCCGGGCCCTCGGCACCACACCCGAGCACGCCGCCGTCTTCGAGGACGCGCTGGCCGGCGTCGCCTCCGGCCGGGCCGGCGGTTTCGGCACCGTGGTCGGCGTCGACCGGGTCGGCCAGGCCGGGGAACTGCGCGCGCACGGCGCCGACATCGTCGTCCGCGACCTCGCCGACCTCCTCCCCGACGCGCCCGGGGAGGAGTGGTGA
- a CDS encoding flavoprotein, with translation MTEQHRPFLYVVVCAAGIAADVGTLITAARNEGWGVGVIATPNALGFIDREAVEARTGHPVRSAWRTPGSPQPLPWADAIAVAPATFNTVNKWAAGISDTLALGILCEAHGLGTPTAVQPYVNAAQAAHPAYAAALDRLRGMGVLIGDAVPHPARTEAGRADYRWSAVLDLLRPVLTAARGGA, from the coding sequence GTGACCGAGCAGCACCGGCCGTTCCTCTACGTCGTCGTCTGCGCCGCCGGCATCGCGGCCGACGTCGGCACCCTGATCACCGCCGCCCGGAACGAGGGCTGGGGCGTCGGCGTCATCGCCACCCCCAACGCCCTCGGCTTCATCGACCGGGAGGCGGTGGAGGCGCGGACCGGGCACCCCGTCCGGTCGGCCTGGCGCACCCCGGGCAGCCCGCAGCCGCTGCCCTGGGCAGACGCGATCGCGGTCGCCCCCGCCACCTTCAACACCGTCAACAAGTGGGCCGCCGGCATCTCCGACACCCTCGCCCTCGGCATCCTCTGCGAGGCCCACGGCCTCGGCACCCCCACCGCCGTCCAGCCGTACGTCAACGCCGCCCAGGCCGCCCACCCCGCCTACGCCGCCGCTCTCGACCGGCTACGCGGCATGGGCGTGCTGATCGGCGACGCCGTCCCCCACCCCGCGCGCACCGAGGCCGGCCGCGCGGACTACCGCTGGTCGGCCGTCCTCGACCTGCTGCGCCCGGTCCTCACCGCGGCCCGCGGCGGCGCCTGA
- a CDS encoding winged helix DNA-binding protein translates to MANGLIDSEVPAARLRAWWAHRQWLEGGPGGAHAGASAAEVLAATGWARSVGGAAPYLGLFARAGLHREAVDAAVAGLEVHELPSARGCTYVLPAQDFALGLAAGAGVPESEIASAVKHLGVTRDEIEKLCLTIGHLLAPDAPLEPAAIREAAGGAVRSLGDAGRKRGVSTTLPLALGLLQARGQARRVPVNGRLDQQRYGYVRWDQPVRGSAAELAERYLAWAAPAAVRHLRWFTGFTAATAKAALAPLDLVTLPGTDLLLPAALVDEFESFEPPAEPSYALLAGIDGVHLLHRDLPRLLDPADAGRTLPAGRAGRSFGTEADPQSHVVVDRGRIVGLWEYDPEQREIVHQLYVPMDAALREAIDRTEAFVREELGDARGFSLDSPKSRAPRIEALRAAAG, encoded by the coding sequence ATGGCGAACGGGCTGATCGACAGCGAGGTCCCGGCGGCGAGGCTCAGGGCCTGGTGGGCGCACCGGCAGTGGCTGGAGGGCGGGCCCGGCGGGGCGCACGCGGGCGCCTCCGCGGCCGAGGTGCTGGCCGCGACCGGCTGGGCCCGTTCGGTGGGCGGCGCGGCACCGTACCTGGGCCTGTTCGCCCGGGCCGGCCTGCACCGGGAGGCGGTGGACGCCGCGGTGGCCGGGCTGGAGGTGCACGAGCTGCCGTCCGCCCGCGGCTGCACCTACGTGCTGCCGGCGCAGGACTTCGCGCTGGGCCTGGCCGCGGGAGCCGGTGTCCCGGAGAGCGAGATCGCCTCGGCGGTGAAGCACCTCGGCGTCACCCGGGACGAGATCGAGAAGCTGTGCCTCACGATCGGCCATCTCCTCGCGCCGGACGCTCCGTTGGAGCCTGCGGCGATCCGCGAGGCGGCGGGCGGGGCCGTCCGGTCGCTCGGCGACGCGGGCCGAAAGCGCGGGGTGTCGACCACGCTGCCGCTGGCGCTGGGTCTGCTGCAGGCCCGCGGCCAGGCCCGCCGGGTTCCGGTCAACGGCCGCCTGGACCAACAGCGTTACGGCTACGTGCGGTGGGACCAGCCGGTGCGGGGCTCGGCCGCGGAGCTCGCCGAGCGCTACCTCGCCTGGGCCGCGCCGGCGGCCGTCCGGCACCTGCGGTGGTTCACCGGCTTCACCGCGGCGACCGCCAAGGCCGCACTGGCGCCGCTCGACCTGGTGACCCTGCCCGGCACCGATCTGCTGCTGCCGGCGGCCCTGGTGGACGAGTTCGAGTCCTTCGAGCCGCCCGCCGAGCCCTCGTACGCGCTGCTCGCCGGGATCGACGGCGTCCACCTGCTGCACCGGGACCTGCCGCGGCTGCTGGACCCGGCCGACGCCGGGCGGACACTGCCGGCCGGGCGGGCCGGGCGCAGCTTCGGCACCGAGGCCGACCCGCAGAGCCATGTCGTGGTGGACCGCGGCCGGATCGTCGGGCTCTGGGAGTACGACCCGGAGCAGCGCGAGATCGTGCACCAGCTGTACGTGCCGATGGACGCGGCGCTGCGCGAGGCGATCGACCGCACCGAGGCGTTCGTCCGCGAGGAGCTCGGCGACGCCCGCGGGTTCAGCCTGGACTCGCCGAAGAGCCGGGCGCCCAGGATCGAGGCGCTGCGCGCGGCCGCGGGCTGA
- a CDS encoding transglutaminase superfamily protein: MTAQPAAEPDTAARTDDAAFLAADALIDHRHPAIRALARELRGASAEETARALYEYVRDQVAHSYDVDRWSAAVRASDVLAAGDAVCHGKAHLLVALLRAEGIPAGLCYQRVERLHGLAAVRLPGRPEWVRIDPRGNRPGMDARFATTPVQERLVYPDVPLEPGVYAAVPPALAAGLARGVPGAATFEYIPTEL, from the coding sequence ATGACCGCGCAGCCCGCCGCCGAGCCGGACACCGCCGCCCGCACCGACGACGCGGCCTTCCTGGCCGCGGACGCCCTGATCGACCACCGGCACCCCGCGATCCGGGCGCTCGCCCGCGAACTGCGCGGGGCGAGCGCGGAGGAGACGGCACGCGCCCTGTACGAGTACGTCCGCGACCAGGTGGCGCACTCCTACGACGTGGACCGGTGGAGCGCCGCCGTCCGCGCCTCCGACGTGCTCGCCGCGGGCGACGCCGTCTGCCACGGCAAGGCCCACCTGCTGGTGGCCCTGCTGCGTGCCGAGGGCATCCCGGCCGGCCTGTGCTACCAGCGGGTGGAGCGGCTGCACGGCCTGGCGGCCGTCCGCCTGCCCGGGCGGCCGGAGTGGGTGCGGATCGACCCGCGCGGCAACCGGCCGGGCATGGACGCCCGCTTCGCGACCACGCCGGTGCAGGAACGGCTCGTCTACCCCGACGTTCCGCTGGAGCCCGGGGTGTACGCCGCGGTGCCGCCCGCGCTGGCCGCCGGCCTCGCCCGCGGCGTGCCCGGGGCCGCCACCTTCGAGTACATCCCGACCGAGCTGTAG
- a CDS encoding NAD(P)-dependent dehydrogenase (short-subunit alcohol dehydrogenase family) — protein MSDDVLVVTGGGRGIGAATARLAAARGHRVCINYLNDSVSAQAVVDGIRAQGGTAIAVRADVSRAEGARRLFETVDERLGTLTALVNNAGTLEKQCRLDALDEDRLARIWAANITGPFLCAGEAVRRMSTRYGGRGGAIVNVSSAASRLGSPNEYVDYAASKGALDSMTRGLALEVAGEGIRVNAVRPGLIHTDIHALGGEPGRVDRVAPGLPMGRGGRPEEVAEGILFLLSPASSYTTGAFLDLAGGR, from the coding sequence ATGAGCGACGACGTCCTTGTGGTCACCGGCGGCGGACGCGGGATCGGGGCCGCCACCGCCAGGCTGGCGGCGGCCCGCGGCCACCGGGTCTGCATCAACTACCTCAACGACAGCGTCTCGGCCCAGGCCGTGGTGGACGGCATCCGTGCCCAGGGCGGCACCGCGATCGCCGTCCGGGCGGACGTCAGCCGGGCCGAGGGCGCGCGGCGGCTGTTCGAGACGGTGGACGAGCGGCTCGGCACGCTCACCGCCCTGGTGAACAACGCCGGCACGCTGGAGAAGCAGTGCCGCCTCGACGCGTTGGACGAGGACCGGCTGGCCCGGATCTGGGCGGCGAACATCACCGGCCCGTTCCTGTGCGCGGGCGAGGCGGTGCGCCGGATGTCCACCCGCTACGGCGGGCGCGGCGGGGCGATCGTCAACGTGTCCTCGGCGGCCTCCCGGCTGGGCTCGCCCAACGAGTACGTGGACTACGCCGCGTCCAAGGGCGCGCTGGACTCGATGACCCGCGGGCTGGCCCTGGAGGTCGCCGGCGAGGGCATCCGGGTCAACGCCGTCCGGCCGGGCCTGATCCACACGGACATCCATGCGCTGGGCGGCGAGCCGGGCCGGGTCGACCGGGTCGCTCCCGGGCTGCCGATGGGCCGCGGGGGACGGCCGGAGGAGGTCGCCGAGGGCATCCTCTTCCTGCTCTCGCCCGCCTCCTCGTACACCACCGGGGCCTTCCTGGACCTCGCCGGCGGGCGCTGA